The following proteins come from a genomic window of Mycobacterium sp. DL:
- a CDS encoding SDR family NAD(P)-dependent oxidoreductase: MRFDGRVAVVTGGGRGLGRSYALLLAAHGAKVVVNDPGGELDGDGADLGPAHEVVREIVDAGGEAVASTDSVATPLGGQAIVETAMQRFGGIDILIHNAGIVRRASLAHMTYDDFDAVLDVHLRGAFHVVRPAFPVMCEAGYGRIVLTSSIGGLYGNHEVANYAVAKAGVIGLSNVAAMEGAAHNVTSNVIVPAAVTRMAEGIDTSAYPPMGPDLVSPVVGYLAHESCSVTGEMFVALAGRVAAAAVTEAPGVYRPSWGIADVAEHIGAIRDMSEPLRFPVVPDGHGDHIRYSFSMANRGEVHA; the protein is encoded by the coding sequence ATGAGATTCGACGGTCGGGTGGCCGTGGTCACCGGCGGCGGGCGTGGGCTGGGCCGCTCCTATGCGCTGCTGCTGGCCGCCCACGGCGCCAAGGTCGTCGTGAACGATCCCGGCGGCGAACTCGACGGTGACGGCGCCGACCTGGGTCCGGCACACGAGGTGGTGCGCGAGATCGTCGACGCCGGCGGTGAAGCCGTCGCCAGCACCGACTCGGTCGCCACGCCCCTTGGCGGACAAGCCATCGTCGAGACCGCGATGCAGCGCTTCGGCGGGATCGACATCCTGATCCACAACGCGGGAATCGTGCGCCGGGCGTCGTTGGCGCACATGACCTATGACGACTTCGACGCGGTGCTCGACGTCCACCTGCGCGGCGCCTTCCATGTGGTGCGACCGGCGTTCCCGGTGATGTGCGAGGCCGGCTACGGCCGAATCGTGCTGACGTCCTCGATCGGCGGCCTGTACGGCAACCACGAGGTGGCCAACTACGCCGTCGCCAAGGCGGGTGTCATCGGTCTGTCCAACGTCGCGGCGATGGAGGGTGCGGCTCACAATGTGACCAGCAACGTGATCGTCCCGGCTGCCGTGACCCGGATGGCCGAGGGCATCGACACCTCCGCCTACCCGCCGATGGGTCCGGACCTGGTCTCTCCCGTCGTGGGTTACCTCGCCCACGAATCCTGCTCTGTCACAGGCGAGATGTTCGTCGCACTGGCCGGTCGGGTCGCTGCCGCCGCCGTCACCGAAGCACCGGGGGTCTACCGGCCTTCCTGGGGGATCGCGGATGTCGCCGAGCACATCGGTGCTATCCGGGACATGTCAGAGCCTCTGAGATTCCCGGTGGTGCCCGACGGGCACGGCGATCACATCCGGTACAGCTTCTCGATGGCCAACAGGGGAGAGGTCCATGCCTGA
- a CDS encoding SMP-30/gluconolactonase/LRE family protein, translating to MKARYTAQNPTAAQGWHVRRVTAPSRLFGANGLRTGPDGRIYVAQVTGSQISALDLATGELDTVSAKGGDIVAPDDVAFGADGTLYATEVMDGRVSARDSSGHTRVLRDDLPCANGITVHQGRLFVGECRDGGRLMELPLDGGAPRILLENLPSPNAMEVGPDGLLYYPLMTANEIWRVDPEGGEPQRVAGDLGVPDAVKFDSEGFLVSTQVASGQVLRIDPRNGEKTVLAQLNPGLDNLTFVGDRLFASNFTGEITEILPGQQSSTVLAGGLNWPLDLTVADDGNLYVADGTYFYAVTPEGALQTVGMLFSPGYPGFLRGLATVGSGEFVVTTSGGQVARYRPSSGETDYLATDFDQLYGVAVDRDGVIVFAELGTGRVHSLRSGTVETLMSDLLDPVGVAFDSDGAPLVAESGAGRVVRLARGGVDTVVEGLSRPQGIHVHDGRLYIVDAAAKELVEFDLNTKARSVIATGLPVGAPPGVEPKPLRGMPPFSGPQGPFAGITSGPDGTLYLSADGDGSVLAVHRA from the coding sequence ATGAAGGCCCGCTACACCGCGCAGAACCCGACCGCCGCCCAGGGATGGCACGTGCGGCGGGTGACCGCACCCAGCCGCCTGTTCGGCGCCAACGGCCTACGGACCGGTCCCGACGGACGGATCTATGTGGCGCAGGTGACCGGCAGCCAGATCAGCGCTCTGGACCTGGCGACCGGCGAACTGGACACCGTGAGCGCCAAGGGCGGGGACATCGTCGCGCCCGACGACGTCGCCTTCGGCGCCGACGGCACGCTCTATGCGACCGAGGTGATGGACGGCAGAGTCAGCGCGCGGGACAGCTCCGGGCACACCCGCGTGCTGCGCGACGACCTCCCGTGCGCAAACGGCATCACCGTGCACCAGGGCCGACTGTTCGTCGGAGAATGCCGCGACGGCGGCCGGTTGATGGAACTGCCTCTCGACGGTGGCGCACCGCGGATCCTGCTCGAGAACCTGCCCTCACCCAACGCGATGGAGGTGGGCCCCGACGGACTGCTGTACTACCCACTGATGACCGCCAATGAGATCTGGCGCGTGGATCCGGAGGGGGGCGAGCCGCAGCGCGTCGCCGGTGACCTCGGGGTGCCCGACGCCGTCAAGTTCGACTCCGAGGGCTTCCTGGTGTCGACCCAGGTGGCCAGCGGGCAGGTGTTGCGCATCGATCCGCGTAACGGCGAGAAAACCGTTCTGGCACAGCTCAATCCGGGCCTGGACAACCTGACGTTCGTCGGTGACCGATTGTTCGCTTCCAACTTCACCGGCGAGATCACCGAGATACTGCCCGGACAACAGAGCAGCACCGTGCTCGCCGGCGGCCTGAACTGGCCCCTCGACCTCACTGTGGCCGACGATGGCAACCTCTACGTGGCCGACGGCACCTACTTCTATGCGGTCACCCCCGAAGGCGCGCTGCAGACCGTCGGCATGCTGTTCTCGCCGGGTTACCCCGGGTTCCTGCGCGGACTCGCCACGGTCGGATCGGGTGAGTTCGTCGTCACCACCTCCGGCGGACAGGTCGCCCGATATCGACCTTCCTCGGGTGAGACCGACTACCTGGCAACCGACTTCGACCAGCTCTACGGCGTCGCCGTGGATCGCGACGGAGTCATCGTGTTCGCCGAACTGGGGACCGGTCGGGTCCACAGTCTGCGCTCCGGCACCGTCGAGACCCTGATGTCCGATCTCCTGGACCCGGTGGGGGTTGCGTTCGACTCCGACGGAGCGCCGCTGGTCGCCGAGTCCGGTGCGGGCCGGGTGGTCCGACTCGCCAGGGGCGGAGTCGACACCGTGGTGGAGGGTCTGTCGCGCCCCCAGGGCATCCACGTGCATGACGGACGGCTCTACATCGTCGACGCGGCAGCCAAAGAGCTGGTCGAGTTCGATCTGAACACCAAGGCGCGCAGTGTCATCGCCACCGGCCTACCTGTGGGGGCGCCGCCCGGCGTCGAACCCAAACCGCTGAGGGGCATGCCGCCGTTCTCCGGACCCCAGGGGCCTTTCGCCGGGATCACCAGTGGACCGGACGGAACCCTGTACCTCTCGGCCGACGGCGACGGGAGCGTGTTGGCGGTGCACCGAGCATGA
- a CDS encoding acyl-CoA dehydrogenase family protein — translation MDFDMGKRATDLRSELRDLVSEQVPEHFLGAFTDDPTDLQTAQRFCRTLAERNLLCLAWPEEFGGAGASVWEQTVVREEMWAHHEPRGAQYMGVNWVGPIIMRHGTAEQQRRHLPPIAAGEVIWCQGFSEPEAGSDLASLRTHARPDGDGWLVSGQKIWTSYATMAQWCFLLARTSRVGEGATQKKQQGLTIFLVPMDDPAITVRPIGCIMGPHHLNEVFFDDLRVTDADVLGTVDQGWSIVQDVMSFERVGIARYARCERLLAAAPGVLGERWDELPGELRGRWIRMLTHCRRARLLAYRVVERQSSGRIAPGDAAAYRIAVTTLDQDSAEVLMDIAAEVVHSDARAEWFLGEVADHWRYSQASTVSSGSIEMQRILLSRSLLGGGRR, via the coding sequence ATGGATTTCGACATGGGCAAGCGTGCCACCGATCTTCGCAGCGAACTGCGGGATCTGGTCTCAGAACAGGTCCCCGAGCACTTCCTCGGCGCCTTCACCGACGATCCGACGGATCTGCAGACCGCGCAGCGGTTCTGCCGCACCCTCGCCGAGCGCAACCTTCTGTGCCTGGCGTGGCCCGAGGAGTTCGGCGGCGCCGGCGCCTCGGTCTGGGAGCAGACGGTGGTGCGCGAGGAGATGTGGGCACACCACGAACCACGCGGCGCGCAGTACATGGGCGTCAACTGGGTCGGGCCGATCATCATGCGGCACGGCACCGCCGAACAACAGCGCAGGCACCTGCCGCCGATCGCCGCGGGTGAGGTGATCTGGTGCCAGGGCTTCTCCGAACCCGAGGCCGGCTCCGATCTGGCGTCGCTGCGCACTCATGCCCGGCCGGACGGTGACGGTTGGTTGGTCAGCGGGCAGAAGATCTGGACGTCGTACGCGACCATGGCGCAGTGGTGTTTTCTGCTGGCCCGCACCTCGCGAGTGGGCGAAGGCGCAACCCAGAAGAAGCAGCAGGGCCTGACCATCTTCCTTGTGCCGATGGATGATCCGGCGATCACGGTGCGACCGATCGGCTGCATCATGGGGCCGCACCACCTCAACGAGGTGTTCTTCGACGATCTGCGGGTCACCGACGCCGACGTCCTGGGCACGGTTGATCAGGGTTGGTCGATCGTGCAGGACGTGATGTCGTTCGAACGGGTCGGCATCGCCAGATACGCCCGGTGCGAACGCCTGCTCGCGGCGGCACCCGGCGTGCTCGGGGAGCGGTGGGACGAGCTGCCCGGGGAGTTGCGCGGACGCTGGATCCGGATGCTCACCCATTGCCGCCGTGCGCGATTGCTGGCCTACCGGGTGGTGGAGCGGCAGAGCAGCGGCCGGATCGCACCGGGCGACGCGGCCGCCTACCGCATCGCGGTGACCACCCTCGACCAGGACAGCGCCGAGGTACTGATGGACATCGCCGCCGAGGTCGTGCACAGCGATGCCCGGGCGGAGTGGTTCCTCGGTGAGGTGGCCGACCACTGGCGTTACTCCCAGGCGTCCACGGTGTCCTCGGGAAGCATCGAGATGCAACGTATTCTGCTGTCACGGTCGCTGCTCGGAGGTGGCCGACGATGA
- a CDS encoding CoA transferase, which yields MPESGPLAGVRVVDLTAMVMGPYCTQIMADMGAEIIKVEPPQGDNTRYISVGPVSGMSGVFVNVNRGKRSVVLDLQEDSGKAAMRALIERADVFIHSMRAKAVAKLGFGYADVAAINPAIIYTNCYGYGRRGPERDRPAYDDTIQAECGLPYVQQQLTGEADYVGTIIADKVAGLTALYATTMALFHRERTGEGQEVEVAMFETMASFMLVEHANGAMFDPPLGPAVYPRTVAPNRRPYRTKDGHIAVLIYNDKHWNAFIAAVQPPWASDLYATLEMRAHQIDTVYGLVAETLVQRTTDEWLALFGELEIPAAPLNSPDALFDNPHLNAVGLFETVDTPHGKVRFPGVPTWFSRTPGRVRGPAPELGADTATVLDELGLGAAADVVGSG from the coding sequence ATGCCTGAATCTGGACCGTTGGCGGGCGTGCGCGTCGTCGACCTCACCGCGATGGTGATGGGGCCGTACTGCACTCAGATCATGGCCGATATGGGTGCCGAGATCATCAAGGTCGAACCGCCACAGGGGGATAACACCCGCTACATCTCGGTCGGACCGGTCTCCGGGATGAGCGGGGTGTTCGTCAACGTCAACCGGGGCAAGCGCAGCGTCGTGCTGGACCTGCAGGAGGATTCCGGCAAGGCCGCGATGCGCGCGCTCATCGAACGGGCCGACGTGTTCATCCACTCGATGCGCGCCAAGGCCGTCGCCAAATTGGGATTCGGTTATGCCGACGTCGCAGCGATCAACCCGGCGATCATCTACACCAACTGTTACGGCTACGGCAGGCGGGGACCCGAGCGCGACCGGCCCGCCTACGACGACACCATCCAGGCCGAATGCGGATTACCCTATGTGCAGCAACAACTCACCGGCGAAGCCGACTACGTCGGCACCATCATCGCCGACAAGGTCGCCGGGCTGACGGCGCTGTACGCGACGACGATGGCGCTGTTCCACCGGGAGCGCACTGGGGAGGGGCAGGAGGTCGAGGTCGCCATGTTCGAGACGATGGCGTCCTTCATGCTGGTCGAGCATGCCAATGGTGCCATGTTCGACCCCCCTCTCGGGCCGGCGGTCTACCCGCGCACCGTTGCCCCGAACCGCAGGCCCTACCGCACCAAGGACGGCCACATCGCGGTGCTCATCTACAACGACAAGCATTGGAACGCGTTCATCGCCGCGGTGCAGCCGCCATGGGCCTCGGATCTGTACGCAACGTTGGAGATGCGTGCGCACCAGATCGACACCGTGTACGGCCTGGTGGCCGAGACGCTGGTGCAGCGCACGACCGACGAATGGCTGGCGCTCTTCGGTGAACTGGAGATCCCGGCGGCGCCGCTGAACTCCCCGGATGCGCTGTTCGACAATCCTCATCTCAACGCGGTGGGGCTCTTCGAAACCGTGGACACCCCGCACGGCAAGGTGCGGTTTCCCGGCGTGCCGACGTGGTTCTCGCGCACCCCGGGCCGGGTGCGCGGGCCGGCACCGGAACTCGGCGCCGACACCGCGACCGTGCTCGATGAACTCGGGCTGGGTGCGGCCGCCGATGTGGTGGGGTCGGGGTAG
- a CDS encoding GntR family transcriptional regulator translates to MTTTAGDHRYLQVARALRKEIVDGVYPVGSQLPTEHELCERFAVSRYTVREALRRLRDDNLVASKPRAGTLVVPRPNTNSYEQDVVSIDDLLAFAQGARFAIETNTMVTVDATLAERTGLDQGTEWLSVSGYRRVDDDTAPTCRTEYYINRSFASVGRLLHRHTGPIFPLIEDLFGVSVVEVHQEISAVLLTAELAERLQIEAGTAALQMQRTYTTSDGEIAQVTVNTHPSSRFRHAMTMRRVRDAQSGLSRDAQ, encoded by the coding sequence ATGACCACCACGGCCGGCGACCATCGTTATCTGCAGGTGGCGCGCGCGCTCCGCAAGGAGATCGTCGACGGCGTCTACCCGGTGGGCTCCCAGTTGCCGACCGAACACGAGTTGTGTGAGCGGTTCGCGGTGAGCCGCTACACCGTTCGCGAGGCACTGCGCCGACTGCGGGACGACAACCTCGTCGCGTCCAAGCCGCGAGCGGGCACGCTGGTGGTCCCCAGGCCGAACACGAACTCCTATGAGCAGGACGTCGTCTCGATCGATGACCTGCTGGCTTTCGCGCAGGGCGCGCGCTTCGCGATCGAGACCAACACCATGGTCACCGTCGACGCCACACTCGCCGAACGCACCGGGCTGGACCAGGGCACCGAATGGCTTTCAGTGAGCGGGTATCGGCGGGTGGACGACGACACCGCGCCGACCTGCCGGACGGAGTACTACATCAACCGCAGCTTCGCCTCCGTCGGCCGGTTGCTCCATCGCCATACCGGTCCGATCTTCCCGCTGATCGAAGACCTCTTCGGGGTCAGCGTCGTCGAGGTACACCAGGAGATCTCCGCGGTGCTCCTCACGGCGGAACTGGCGGAGCGCCTGCAGATCGAAGCCGGCACGGCGGCGTTGCAGATGCAGCGTACCTACACGACCTCCGACGGTGAGATCGCGCAGGTGACCGTCAACACCCATCCGTCGTCGAGGTTCCGGCACGCGATGACGATGCGCCGAGTGCGGGACGCACAATCAGGCCTGAGTCGGGACGCACAATGA
- a CDS encoding SDR family oxidoreductase — MTTGISVSLEGRIVVVSGAGGGGIGTTVTRLAAEAGATVVAVSRSTDNLDEHVAPLADQGLSVVPVAADAATDDGIATVLDHVRRTDGDLYGLVNIAGGAAPATWMPSTRVTRDDWRALFAANLETAFFMSQAISRELLARSLRGSIVSVSSISGMNTAPFHIAYGTAKAAVVAMTRTMAVELAQHGIRVNAVAPGVTETAASATYVDDDPERDRTAIAMGRRGTPEEQAGAILFLLSDLSGYITGQTLLVDGGLNLKWTHLGTDNTSLFLKDQSFREAIRRI; from the coding sequence ATGACCACCGGTATTTCAGTGAGCTTGGAGGGGCGCATCGTCGTCGTCTCCGGCGCTGGTGGTGGCGGGATCGGAACCACGGTGACCCGGCTGGCCGCGGAGGCCGGCGCCACCGTGGTGGCGGTCAGTCGTTCCACGGACAACCTCGACGAACACGTCGCGCCGCTGGCCGATCAGGGCCTGTCCGTGGTGCCCGTCGCAGCCGATGCGGCCACCGACGACGGCATCGCCACCGTGCTCGACCATGTTCGACGCACCGACGGTGACCTCTACGGGCTGGTGAACATCGCGGGCGGTGCCGCACCGGCGACGTGGATGCCGTCGACCCGGGTGACCCGGGACGACTGGCGCGCACTGTTCGCGGCGAATCTGGAGACGGCCTTCTTCATGAGCCAGGCGATCAGCCGGGAATTGCTCGCCCGGAGCCTGAGGGGGTCGATCGTCTCGGTGTCCTCGATCAGCGGGATGAACACTGCGCCGTTCCACATCGCGTACGGCACGGCCAAGGCCGCGGTGGTGGCGATGACACGGACCATGGCGGTGGAGCTGGCGCAACACGGCATCCGGGTGAACGCCGTTGCGCCGGGGGTCACCGAAACGGCTGCGTCGGCGACCTACGTCGACGACGATCCCGAGCGCGACCGCACCGCGATCGCGATGGGCCGCCGCGGCACCCCCGAGGAGCAGGCCGGTGCCATCCTGTTCCTGCTGTCCGATCTGTCCGGCTACATCACCGGCCAGACGTTGCTGGTCGACGGTGGTCTGAATCTGAAATGGACCCATCTCGGCACCGACAACACCTCGCTGTTTCTCAAGGACCAATCCTTCCGCGAAGCCATTAGGAGGATCTAG
- a CDS encoding aromatic ring-hydroxylating dioxygenase subunit alpha — protein MTHTETDLDAAIEVEAEPDDSTGEIAEDFSDSMTIPVDAYISEDYARAERDRLWRKVWQQVGRVEEIPEVGSYLTYDILDDSIIIVRTETGNSSSAFTAHHNVCMHRGRKLVDTPDGAKNAVGRARKSFVCGFHGWTYGLDGACTHIREQDDWKGTLTPKNTHLAPVQVDTWGGWLFVNMDPDCEPLADYLMPAAKILDPFGLENMRFKWRKWLYFDCNWKVAMEAFNETYHVFTTHPEFNKFGEFKGWAKAQGRHSNIGYDAPKGMDETKSKIRLGTGDPRISTAEMQIYTMEETNATTTNTLVNAAKRLVDELPEGTPADQVLQHWLTSARNDDAARGVIWPTIPPDILGQSGTAWQIFPNFQVGQGLTSALCYSARPDPSYNPDKCIFEVAVFELYPKGEEPATEWQYTPKDSPNWLSVLPQDFSNMAAVQQGMKSAGFPGTLPNPYRERSTVNLHYQLSQYMGVGEPRKR, from the coding sequence GTGACCCACACCGAAACCGACCTCGACGCCGCGATCGAGGTCGAAGCCGAACCGGACGACTCGACCGGAGAGATCGCCGAGGACTTCTCCGACTCGATGACCATCCCGGTGGACGCCTACATCTCCGAGGATTACGCGCGCGCCGAGCGGGACCGGCTGTGGCGAAAGGTGTGGCAGCAGGTCGGCCGGGTCGAGGAGATCCCCGAGGTCGGCAGCTACCTGACCTACGACATCCTCGACGACTCGATCATCATCGTCCGGACCGAAACCGGGAACTCGTCCTCGGCCTTCACTGCCCACCACAACGTCTGCATGCACCGCGGCCGGAAACTCGTCGACACCCCCGACGGTGCGAAGAACGCCGTCGGCCGCGCCCGCAAATCGTTCGTCTGCGGATTCCACGGCTGGACATACGGTTTGGACGGTGCGTGCACCCACATTCGGGAGCAGGACGACTGGAAGGGGACGCTGACCCCGAAGAACACCCATCTGGCCCCGGTGCAGGTCGACACCTGGGGAGGGTGGCTCTTCGTCAACATGGATCCCGACTGTGAACCGCTGGCGGACTACCTGATGCCGGCCGCGAAGATCCTGGATCCGTTCGGCCTGGAGAACATGCGCTTCAAGTGGCGCAAATGGCTGTACTTCGACTGCAACTGGAAAGTGGCGATGGAGGCCTTCAACGAGACCTACCATGTCTTCACCACGCACCCGGAGTTCAACAAGTTCGGTGAGTTCAAGGGCTGGGCCAAGGCGCAGGGCCGGCACAGCAACATCGGCTATGACGCACCCAAGGGTATGGACGAGACCAAGTCCAAAATCCGTCTGGGAACCGGGGATCCGCGCATTTCCACCGCCGAGATGCAGATCTACACGATGGAAGAGACCAACGCGACCACCACGAACACGCTCGTCAACGCCGCCAAGCGACTCGTCGACGAACTGCCGGAGGGCACCCCCGCCGATCAGGTGCTACAGCATTGGCTGACGTCGGCACGCAACGACGACGCCGCACGTGGGGTGATCTGGCCGACGATCCCGCCCGATATTCTGGGGCAGAGTGGCACGGCGTGGCAGATCTTCCCGAACTTCCAGGTGGGCCAGGGGCTGACGAGCGCGCTGTGTTACAGCGCCCGGCCAGACCCGAGCTACAACCCCGACAAGTGCATCTTCGAGGTCGCGGTCTTCGAGCTGTATCCGAAAGGTGAAGAGCCGGCCACGGAATGGCAGTACACCCCGAAGGACTCCCCGAACTGGCTCTCGGTGCTGCCCCAGGACTTCTCGAACATGGCTGCGGTGCAACAGGGGATGAAGTCCGCGGGTTTCCCGGGCACCCTGCCCAACCCCTACCGCGAACGAAGCACGGTCAACCTGCACTACCAGTTGTCGCAGTACATGGGAGTCGGCGAACCCCGCAAGCGTTAG
- a CDS encoding NAD(P)/FAD-dependent oxidoreductase has product MNTCGPTDTPTDIDIPAMREKYAAERAKRLRADGATQYLELEGDLAEFYEVDPYTTVTERDPIVEDVEVVILGGGFAGLLAGAYLKKAGVEGIRVIEMAGDFGGVWYWNRFPGIQCDNDAYCYIPLLEELDFMPSKKFADGAEIFQHCRNVGKHFGLYDGALFSTQVRELCWDDATERWQISTDRGDEIRARFVVMAQGSYNRPKFPGIPGIGDFKGHMFHSARWDYEYTGGDADGGLDKLADKRIALVGTGATGIQLVPHLGRDAQQLFVFQRTPSSVDQRSNPPTDPAWAAALQPGWQEERKRNFHNWSPFVGVVFGEPDLVCDFWTELGRNLTARIAGSDDPTAVTIEQIMAFREEEDYKIMERLRRRVAQIVEDPDTAEALKPYYRFMCKRPTSSEQYLATFNRPNVTLVDVSASKGVERMTEKGIVADGVEYEVDCVVFASGYEISTEISRRYAIESITGRDGLSLFDYWQDNYKTLHGMTSRGFPNQFFMGFIQGGVSANTTAMFEQQAKHIAYIIAEAQNRGATTVEPSEEGQNNWITTVRELSIDNSAFELSCTPGYYNNEGRGGADGNGSFLGDFYSPGFYAFEDLITAWRDKGDLGGLELRR; this is encoded by the coding sequence GTGAACACGTGCGGGCCCACTGACACCCCCACCGACATCGACATCCCGGCGATGCGGGAGAAGTACGCCGCCGAACGAGCCAAGCGTCTGCGAGCCGACGGCGCAACGCAGTATCTGGAACTCGAAGGGGACCTCGCCGAGTTCTATGAGGTCGACCCCTACACAACGGTGACGGAGCGTGACCCGATCGTCGAGGATGTCGAGGTCGTCATTCTCGGCGGAGGCTTCGCCGGTCTGCTGGCCGGGGCGTACCTGAAGAAGGCCGGTGTCGAAGGGATCCGCGTCATCGAGATGGCCGGCGACTTCGGCGGTGTGTGGTACTGGAACCGATTCCCCGGAATCCAATGTGACAACGACGCCTACTGTTACATCCCGCTGCTCGAAGAACTCGACTTCATGCCGTCGAAGAAGTTCGCAGACGGTGCCGAGATCTTCCAGCACTGCCGAAACGTCGGGAAGCACTTCGGGCTGTACGACGGCGCACTGTTCTCGACTCAGGTACGCGAATTGTGTTGGGACGATGCGACCGAGCGCTGGCAGATCAGCACCGACCGTGGCGATGAGATCCGGGCTCGCTTCGTCGTCATGGCGCAAGGCTCCTACAACCGGCCGAAGTTCCCTGGAATCCCCGGTATCGGTGACTTCAAGGGACACATGTTCCACTCCGCGCGCTGGGACTACGAGTACACCGGCGGTGATGCTGACGGCGGTCTGGACAAGCTCGCGGACAAGCGCATCGCCCTCGTCGGCACCGGCGCCACCGGTATCCAACTGGTGCCGCACCTCGGTCGTGATGCGCAGCAGCTCTTCGTGTTTCAGCGGACACCGTCGTCGGTCGACCAGCGGTCCAACCCACCCACCGATCCGGCCTGGGCCGCGGCTCTGCAGCCGGGCTGGCAGGAAGAGCGCAAGCGCAACTTCCACAACTGGTCGCCGTTCGTCGGCGTCGTGTTCGGTGAGCCGGATCTGGTGTGCGACTTCTGGACCGAGCTCGGCCGAAACCTGACCGCAAGGATCGCGGGCAGCGATGACCCCACAGCGGTGACGATCGAGCAGATCATGGCATTCCGGGAAGAGGAAGACTACAAGATCATGGAGCGGCTACGTCGCCGCGTCGCCCAGATCGTCGAGGATCCTGACACCGCCGAGGCCTTGAAGCCGTACTACCGCTTCATGTGCAAGCGGCCCACGTCCAGCGAGCAGTACCTGGCCACGTTCAACCGCCCCAACGTGACGCTCGTCGACGTGTCGGCGTCCAAGGGTGTGGAGCGGATGACGGAAAAGGGCATCGTCGCAGACGGTGTCGAGTACGAGGTCGATTGTGTGGTCTTCGCCAGCGGATACGAGATCTCCACCGAGATCAGCCGCAGGTATGCGATCGAATCCATCACCGGCCGAGACGGGTTGTCGCTGTTCGACTACTGGCAGGACAACTACAAGACGTTGCACGGCATGACCAGCCGAGGTTTCCCCAACCAGTTCTTCATGGGCTTCATCCAGGGAGGTGTGTCGGCGAATACCACGGCGATGTTCGAGCAGCAGGCCAAACACATCGCCTACATCATCGCCGAGGCGCAGAACCGCGGTGCCACCACCGTCGAGCCCAGCGAGGAAGGCCAGAACAACTGGATCACCACCGTCCGAGAGCTTTCCATCGACAATTCGGCGTTTGAATTGTCATGTACACCAGGCTATTACAACAACGAGGGCCGAGGCGGTGCGGACGGGAACGGGTCGTTCCTCGGCGACTTCTATTCGCCCGGCTTCTACGCGTTCGAGGATTTGATCACGGCGTGGCGGGACAAGGGTGATCTCGGTGGCCTCGAACTCAGACGATGA